Genomic window (Juglans microcarpa x Juglans regia isolate MS1-56 unplaced genomic scaffold, Jm3101_v1.0 JmScfU0078, whole genome shotgun sequence):
CGctatggtcaatccattgtctgatctgaccgatagtcttcttgtgcatctttctccacacttgatccataacttcatctggcttcttcccttcatcttccaaagggtcagacaaatctttacagttcaatagatcctccattcgaggcctccaaagactgtagtttgaggcagtcaactttatcatggcgcctgatgctgaatcctccatggatttagactgattctaaatacaaaatgcaagtacaaGGATCTTTGAAGTGGAATATCGCAAAACGGACAACACCGTTGTGGAGGATTCAGGAGCCATGTATCTAACGCGCCTACTACATTCAAGTGCGCCGTGGACGTCACGCGCAAGACTCTCTCAAGAGCGCATGTGGCGCGTGCCGAGAGTGGGTATCACGCGCTCGTGCCTCTCCTGGGCGCGTGCGGCGCGTGTAGAGAGTGGGCTCACTCTCTGATCTTCAGACGGCACGTGGGGGAGAGTGCGGCATCCGTCCGGCCTCTGGTTTCAACCGCATTTCTTGTCTCAATGAGACGAACACAgtggtatgctcaaatttgaaaactgagctacacactaaaaacgagttttctgtaaaaaaaaactcttcccaacaattgctctgataccacttgttggggaaatcaacacagcggaagggataaaagcgataataaaagagtacactctacgcactcagtgacaccaagaatttaatgTGGTtaggcaactgcctacatccacagaaaagagcttcacaattaaatagtggtacacaagaaaagaTTACAGAgtaggaggatcacactccactcaactcaactctcttcttttctctcagagctctccaggctctctctcttttctcttctcttctttgggTGTGTCTGAAGCTCTtgcatggagcttcaatttataagcgaatgtatatcgcattaccgtatgaatgcatttaatatgcattTAATAGACAGTTGGGCGCTGCGCGTtggaggttgagaagcaagcagtcattgttgactgcttgcttggggcaAGGACTTCAACAATAAAGACTCAGGAGTCAGGACCACATGATGTCGGCGGTGGTGGGCGAGATAGCCAGATATGAAAGATTTTAAGATGAGGAGGAATCCAATCGTTTGGTGAGTGTGGCGCATAGCCTTGGAGGCACATCATGTGGTCCATAAGTCTGTCGTTAGGCAGCATTTCAATAAGAGTTTTGAAGATTGGCGGCTGAGAGCACGTTGGTCCACATGTAGGATGTAGGGGTGTAcgtttgtatttttcaaaaccaattaccTACCGGTTATTCTCTTAAACCGGTATCTCCGATTTTACcagttttcggtccggtccggttttccggttttttaaaatataagtttttcattaaaaaataaaaatctattactaaaaaaaaactgcttcaaaaaatctgttctaaaaatctgttattattacaaaatctgcactactaaaaaaatctgttttagtaaaaaaattagtattagttataaacttatatattagtatagctatataatatattagactatataatataatttaatatatatattatgtttaaagcatatgattaattaaattttcatcttcaagattaaacttttattttataaattataataacattatcttatatataattatattaataacatataatcaaaaaattataaatgttcatatttaagattaacattttatgttataatttataaattataatatgaaattatttcatatatgatatataattatatatattaatataaaaatttcacatataattataaattatatataaaatattaatttttatatttttttcccaaccgGTCCGATCCAGTCTCGGGAATTGTAGAActgaaaccggaccggttctaaccggtttgcataattcaagaaCCAGTTCCGGACCAGACCAGTTCAAAATTgatccaaccggtccggtccggtccagtctaaTTTTctggttttccggtttaaatttactcCCCTAATAGGATGTAATGAGTTCTTTCTTGCAACAACCCACGACCCTTATTATCACAAATTAATTTGACTGAAAATGGTGTTTCTTTACCGAAATActagaaattaattttatatagcTCTCCTAAGTCCTAGGGCATCATTTTAGCCTCCACCTCGAATTTAGAAAAGTGTTTCTTGCATGCATCCACCCATCACCACATAGATATATGCTAGTTTAACTCAAATCATGCCTttagtttgatttataataattaggtaatgattagatgaaaaatttaaaaatttgaaattgaaaagtattttatgtttaagtgatttttaaaaaagaaattatgaaattttttagcAGAGTATCCAAACATAACCAAAGtcctaaatatacatatatctaaCCTAATAGAGAAaatcttttatcaaaatttaatccCGAAGTGccttgaaataatcaaaatacattTTCGAGCAGGCTTTTCGttcgaaaattgaaaatgagtttattaCTCCGTACAATCCTAAATAGTCAAACGAAACTAATGGTACAGACTATTTGatacttctaactacctcaaataaataaaatcgcattTTTAGCTCTTATAGTAAGTGGCAatactgactatgttgacataTCAAAACTGGTTGATTTGTGAAAACTTACGTTCGTAAGGTTCTTAAAAATCTATAGAAATTCTACCATTAAATTTCTAGCGGACTGTTATACCTTAGATGGACGTTAGAAGAAGTTCCTCCAGCCAGCTGGTATTGTGGTTCCATCTTTAGAGCTACCCTATCAGAGCCGAAAGTTGATGGACAATAGAATCTGTCTGTCTTTTTCGGGCTAGCACTCTAGTCTCTAGATTCTGGTATTGAGAATGTGTAGCATTCGTAAGGGCATTGAGCCCATCTTGCGACTGAGTTAATCTGGTTGCTTCACCCATGAAATGTATGCAGATAAATCACTGAGACTAGTGTCTCTATGATACCAACTTGTTACACACTCTAGGTGTCTGACAGAATGCACAAATGGTAATCTCTAACTTTAGTCTTTAAggatttgaaacaaaaagaaaaaaaaaaaaaaaaaaaaaaaaaaaaaaaaaacctaaccaTTCATTTTGAGGCATGGGGTAGATTTCTGAAGTCCACAGATCTATTCCTTCCAGCCCGAGTCGTCCTTTTACTGCTTTTCCTCCATTAAGTTTTCCGGCTCGATGAATATATAATAGTACAGCAGTTTCCAAAATCTCAGTTTGGTATTACACCACCCCTAAGTTAAACTCTATAGCTAGCCAGGATAGCTAGCATTCATTATCGACCGGATACTGACTTCGATTATAAATACATGCATATTGCATATGCTAATATTGACAAGGAAAGATATCAAAAGCTAGAACAAGGCCAAAACATGGAAGTCCAAGAAGATGGAGACCATTTCATAAGCTCGCAGTTGGGAGGTTTGGCTAGCACCCAAATGGCTCTAAGAGCTGCAATTGAGCTGAAAGTGTTCAGTATAATCGCAGATGCAGGGCCTGATGCTCATCTTTCTGCAGCAGAGATAATTTCAAAGATCCCCACAAAAGATCCAAGTTCTGCAGCGTGGACTTTGGAGAGGGTGCTAAGCGTTCTTGGTGCAAACTCTATCTTATCAATATCTCGAAAGCCATTAGGGAATAATGGAGAACATGGACGCCATGAATGGACCTATGGCCTGACAAAGAAAAGCCGATGCTTAGTGAGTAGCAGTAGTACCGACGAGCTGGCAAATTTCACAACTTCCTTTATCTTATTTGCTACTGAAAGGGAGATACTGGAAAGCCAATATATGATCAAGGATGCGGTGCTTGATCCTGGAAGCTCGCCATTCTACAAGGCCTATGGAGTGAACTTTTATGACTACATGGGAGAGAAGCCAAGATTGAGACAACTGTTCGATGAGTTTATGGAAGTTAGCGCTAAATTACAGTTTGAGGGTGTGTTTAAGTTGTACGGTGGCTTCAAAGATTTGAAGGAGTTGATGGATGTGGGAGGCGGCATTGGAACCACTCTTGCAAAGATAACCTCTACGTATCCACACGTTCGTGGATTGAACTTTGATCTGCCCCATGTAATTGCTGCTGCTCCCAAGCTCCCAGGTTAGACGGCCTACACCTCTTATCTCTAGATCTCTTTCTGATGAGATTAAAGATtttgatctcatttcatctcatcttatcttatttccaaacataattcaaatacaaaattttcaaactaatcattataacattttcaaactttcaaataaaaaataaaaaataattccaacttGTTCAtgtctctaaataaaaataatattataaaactatattcttacaatattataactacataatattttttattcgaccttttttctcttatttctcaaaactcaaaaaatattcaactcatactatctcattactattcacaaactatcttacatttacaaaatttttgtctCATATTACTTCCCAAACCAGTCCTGCtcactctcatctcatctcttatctTACAAGTTGGTTTGTAAATACGTCACTTATTGCATTATCAgttattaaaaaagtgaaaatgttatatattctTAACTTGGTTGATGCGGAGTACTATGTTGTGTGTGTCAATAAGCGAATTTgcaatagattttttcttgaaccaaaatatatatatatatatatatataggacttgCGGAAGATAACATCATGTCGAAATCCTGTACTAATTTATGGTAACGATACTAACATTTTATATCTGTAGGGACAAAGAATCTaaatatacatgcatatggGATGATATCAGCATATTAATGCACATGCCGTTACTATACatgatcaacatatatatatatatatatagtactgtcTCATTTTTTGCAATGTTAACGATAGAAACTGCATGCCACTTATTTGGTATGGTAATTTCTCGTTCAAAAGATCTACTCACaacattcataatatttaatcATGTCTAGCTAGTACTTCTTACTTACGATACTCAActccaaatattaatattgatttgTATTTAGGTGTAAAGCATGTGGCTGGAGATATGTTCAAATCGATCCCAAATGCCGAAACAATTTTATTGAAGGTTTTCTTCTTGAGAAATGCTACAAAGAAGCCTTACACCATACACTCTCACTAAATCAATACGTGATTtgtcatatttatcattctatttaagcacgacatatttaagcattaagatagaataacaaatcacatgttaaTTAGGTGAAAGCTACGTGTACTGTAGTGTAAGGCTCCCAGTAGAATTTCTCTTCCTTCGTATTCTCttatgaattctttttttttttttaggtatccTTTTATTGATGGATTCTTAGGCCAAATGGTAATTCAAATTAGTGGGCAGGCAAGGGAATTAAGCATGATGTCTTGGGAATTGAACTTGTAGTATGGTCTTTGAAACTAGAATGGAAAGTTAAT
Coding sequences:
- the LOC121245612 gene encoding (S)-scoulerine 9-O-methyltransferase-like codes for the protein MHIAYANIDKERYQKLEQGQNMEVQEDGDHFISSQLGGLASTQMALRAAIELKVFSIIADAGPDAHLSAAEIISKIPTKDPSSAAWTLERVLSVLGANSILSISRKPLGNNGEHGRHEWTYGLTKKSRCLVSSSSTDELANFTTSFILFATEREILESQYMIKDAVLDPGSSPFYKAYGVNFYDYMGEKPRLRQLFDEFMEVSAKLQFEGVFKLYGGFKDLKELMDVGGGIGTTLAKITSTYPHVRGLNFDLPHVIAAAPKLPGVKHVAGDMFKSIPNAETILLKWILHNWDDEHCKKLLRNCWEALPRDGKVIIVEMAISEELENNLEAKDVLMKDFFMMLLMNGGKERTLVEFKDWEKL